One window of Candidatus Nitrospira kreftii genomic DNA carries:
- a CDS encoding hypothetical protein (conserved protein of unknown function) translates to MSIGRRIQSWRHSKNQSVELLSDAASIPTSLLEQIESGLTDPTAGMIEAFAGALHIPPSWLFDEPQSFTHLFTDADEGDAPDPSHIDPVTDRILAASQEDRSLYVLLTTLMQAGDPKLLRAAEMSLRSLVKQSRQATVPWQQRPSGHFEPPSD, encoded by the coding sequence ATGTCCATCGGCCGACGCATTCAGAGTTGGAGACACTCAAAAAACCAGTCTGTCGAGTTATTATCAGACGCAGCAAGTATTCCCACCTCGCTTCTTGAACAGATCGAATCGGGCCTAACGGACCCCACAGCCGGCATGATCGAAGCCTTCGCGGGAGCACTTCATATCCCTCCATCGTGGCTGTTTGATGAGCCGCAATCCTTTACACACCTGTTCACCGACGCCGATGAGGGTGATGCACCGGACCCTTCGCACATCGACCCGGTAACCGATCGTATCCTAGCCGCATCGCAAGAAGATCGATCGCTCTATGTTCTTTTGACGACGCTCATGCAAGCCGGCGATCCCAAACTCTTGCGTGCCGCTGAAATGAGTCTCCGCAGTTTGGTGAAACAATCTCGACAAGCCACCGTGCCCTGGCAACAGCGCCCCTCCGGACACTTTGAACCGCCGAGCGACTAA
- a CDS encoding hypothetical protein (conserved protein of unknown function): protein MLGTDIRGIMAEEEEVQRRQDALKSLVTMRAKQLRESLDERIKRARNSGDWTQLSKEECANLHKREKAHLKSQLEQLQFEQSRTRGKLTALKRAKARAQRIRAAEAASERRRR from the coding sequence ATGTTGGGAACAGATATTCGTGGCATCATGGCTGAAGAAGAAGAGGTTCAGCGTCGCCAAGACGCACTCAAGTCTCTCGTGACGATGAGGGCCAAGCAGCTTCGGGAATCGTTAGACGAGCGAATCAAGCGCGCAAGGAACAGCGGGGATTGGACCCAGCTTTCAAAGGAAGAATGCGCCAATTTGCACAAGCGAGAAAAGGCCCACCTGAAATCTCAGCTTGAACAGTTGCAGTTCGAACAAAGTCGTACGCGAGGAAAGCTGACGGCACTGAAGCGAGCCAAGGCTCGGGCCCAGCGGATTCGCGCCGCGGAAGCGGCGTCCGAACGTAGGCGCCGGTGA
- a CDS encoding putative 23S rRNA methyltransferase RlmB has translation MDAVPHLRALTRAQGSLIRRLIRDKHVRSQEGAFVVEGTKSCLDLIARHPHAIRNLVLSQGYLRAEIDVDRQVRSQLPACQFVCPDTVFEKLTDVAMPQGMLAVVRQPRWDEAQVLKQSRVLGIYADRLQDPANVGTIIRTAAALNLSGVWLSAECADPFSPKVVRATVGSILNLPVFERCQFRTFSSYRCEMYSAILPSADIVPIRAIQKVPNRLVIAVGNEGVGLPSDVVAASHVKFSIPLAEGMESLNVAATAAISSFYFSGLPLDSMMKK, from the coding sequence GTGGATGCAGTACCGCATCTCCGGGCCCTCACTCGCGCCCAGGGCTCTCTGATCCGACGGCTTATTCGCGATAAGCACGTCAGATCGCAAGAGGGAGCGTTTGTTGTCGAAGGAACCAAGTCCTGCCTGGATCTGATTGCTCGACACCCGCACGCTATTCGCAACCTGGTTCTGTCTCAAGGGTATCTCCGTGCTGAGATCGATGTAGATCGGCAGGTCCGATCCCAATTGCCCGCCTGTCAGTTTGTGTGTCCGGACACCGTGTTTGAAAAACTGACTGATGTTGCGATGCCGCAAGGGATGCTCGCGGTCGTCCGACAACCGCGATGGGACGAAGCGCAGGTGCTCAAACAGTCAAGAGTATTGGGAATCTATGCGGATCGACTTCAAGATCCAGCTAACGTGGGAACTATTATAAGGACAGCCGCGGCGCTGAATCTTTCCGGGGTATGGCTGAGCGCCGAGTGTGCCGATCCCTTCAGTCCAAAGGTTGTCCGTGCCACTGTCGGCTCGATTTTAAACCTTCCGGTTTTTGAGAGGTGTCAGTTTCGAACATTTTCCTCGTATCGATGCGAAATGTACTCGGCGATCCTCCCATCGGCTGATATAGTCCCTATCAGGGCCATTCAGAAAGTTCCGAATCGTCTCGTGATCGCCGTCGGAAACGAAGGGGTGGGGCTGCCCTCGGACGTCGTCGCGGCATCTCACGTGAAATTTTCCATTCCACTCGCAGAGGGGATGGAGTCGTTGAATGTTGCTGCGACGGCGGCGATCTCGTCATTTTATTTTAGCGGATTGCCGCTTGACTCCATGATGAAGAAGTAG